In Rhodospirillales bacterium, a genomic segment contains:
- a CDS encoding acyl-CoA carboxylase subunit beta — MREIIEGLEKQRARACLGGGEKRIDAQHERGKLSARERIEVLFDPDSFEEWDMFVEHRCADFGMDETRIPSDGVVTGYGTVNGRAVFVYSQDFTVFGGSLSEAHAAKICKVMDEAMRVGAPIVGLNDSGGARIQEGVAALAGYADVFQRNVDASGVIPQISVIMGPCAGGAVYSPALTDFIFMVKDTSHMYVTGPDVLKTVTHEDIDHQGLGGTDVHTMKSGVADRAFDNDVEVLLYVRRLINFLPSSNRALAPQRAAYDDPNRIEPSLDTLVPDNPNQPYDIKELITKVVDEFMFFELKPDFAANIVTGFGRMNGIPVGIVANQPMVLAGTLDINASVKAARFVRFCDAFNIPIITFVDVPGFLPGVGQEHAGIIRHGAKLLFAYAEASVPKLTVITRKAYGGAYDVMGSKHLRADVNFAWPSAEIAVMGATGAAKILYRDEAGDEEKIAARIDEYRKAFANPFGAARRGFIDDIIMPHSTRRRLCKALTLLRTKDIASPPRKHANPPL; from the coding sequence ATGCGTGAGATTATCGAGGGCTTGGAGAAACAAAGGGCGCGCGCCTGTCTCGGCGGCGGCGAGAAGCGGATTGACGCCCAGCACGAGCGCGGCAAGCTGTCAGCCCGCGAGCGCATCGAGGTGCTTTTCGACCCCGACTCGTTCGAGGAATGGGACATGTTCGTGGAGCACCGGTGCGCCGATTTCGGCATGGACGAGACCCGGATTCCGAGCGACGGCGTGGTTACCGGCTACGGCACCGTCAACGGCCGGGCGGTGTTCGTCTACAGCCAGGACTTCACGGTGTTCGGCGGCAGCCTCTCCGAGGCCCACGCCGCCAAGATCTGCAAGGTCATGGACGAGGCGATGCGCGTCGGCGCGCCGATCGTCGGCCTCAATGATTCCGGCGGCGCCCGCATCCAGGAAGGCGTCGCGGCGCTCGCCGGCTACGCCGACGTGTTCCAGCGCAACGTCGACGCGTCGGGCGTCATTCCCCAGATCTCGGTGATCATGGGCCCCTGCGCCGGCGGCGCCGTATACTCGCCGGCGCTGACCGACTTCATCTTCATGGTCAAGGACACGTCGCACATGTACGTGACCGGGCCGGACGTCCTGAAGACGGTGACCCACGAGGACATCGACCACCAGGGCCTCGGCGGCACCGACGTCCACACCATGAAATCCGGGGTCGCCGACCGCGCCTTCGACAACGACGTGGAGGTGCTGCTGTATGTCCGCCGCCTGATCAACTTCCTGCCGTCGTCCAATCGCGCCCTGGCGCCGCAACGCGCCGCCTACGACGATCCCAATCGGATCGAGCCGTCGCTCGACACGCTGGTGCCGGACAATCCCAACCAGCCTTACGACATCAAGGAGTTGATCACCAAGGTGGTCGATGAGTTCATGTTCTTCGAGCTCAAGCCCGACTTTGCCGCCAACATCGTCACCGGCTTCGGGCGGATGAACGGCATCCCGGTCGGCATCGTCGCCAACCAGCCCATGGTGCTGGCCGGCACTCTCGACATCAACGCTTCGGTCAAGGCGGCCCGCTTCGTGCGGTTCTGCGACGCCTTCAACATCCCCATCATCACCTTCGTCGACGTTCCCGGGTTCCTGCCCGGGGTGGGTCAGGAGCACGCCGGCATCATTCGCCATGGCGCCAAGCTGTTGTTTGCGTACGCCGAGGCGAGCGTCCCCAAGCTCACCGTCATCACCCGCAAGGCCTACGGTGGCGCTTACGACGTGATGGGCTCCAAGCACCTCCGCGCCGACGTCAACTTCGCCTGGCCCAGCGCCGAAATCGCCGTCATGGGCGCGACGGGAGCGGCCAAGATCCTCTACCGCGACGAGGCCGGCGACGAGGAGAAGATCGCCGCTCGCATCGACGAGTACCGAAAGGCGTTCGCCAATCCGTTCGGCGCGGCCCGGCGCGGGTTCATCGACGACATCATCATGCCGCACTCGACTCGAAGGCGGCTGTGCAAGGCGCTGACCCTGCTCCGTACCAAGGACATCGCGTCGCCGCCGCGCAAACACGCCAATCCTCCTCTGTAG
- a CDS encoding DUF488 domain-containing protein, translating into METPVKIHTIGHSIHAIDSFIGLLAGAGVTLIVDVRSVPRSRRNPQFNVDALPGSLAEAGIDYRHLKALGGLRGRRSSDTPSPNTYWTVSGFRNYADYALTPPFHEGLADLTALAERVATGIMCAEALWWQCHRRIVADYLLAAGVEVVHILSSGKHEAANLTAAAVPQPDGTLHYPPDQPKLFISGPTETP; encoded by the coding sequence GTGGAGACGCCGGTGAAAATTCATACGATCGGCCACTCGATCCACGCGATTGACAGTTTCATCGGCCTGCTCGCCGGCGCCGGCGTGACCCTCATCGTCGACGTCCGCAGCGTGCCGCGGTCGCGCCGAAACCCGCAGTTCAACGTGGACGCGCTGCCTGGCTCGCTGGCGGAGGCGGGGATCGACTATCGCCATCTCAAGGCGCTCGGCGGACTTCGCGGCCGCCGGTCATCGGACACGCCGTCGCCCAACACCTACTGGACCGTCAGCGGCTTTCGCAACTACGCTGACTACGCCCTGACGCCTCCGTTCCATGAAGGTTTGGCGGACCTGACGGCTTTGGCCGAGCGGGTCGCCACCGGGATCATGTGCGCCGAGGCGCTGTGGTGGCAGTGCCACCGCCGCATCGTCGCCGACTATCTGCTCGCCGCCGGCGTCGAGGTGGTGCACATCCTGTCCTCTGGAAAGCACGAAGCTGCAAACCTGACCGCCGCCGCCGTCCCCCAACCCGACGGCACCCTCCATTACCCGCCGGACCAGCCAAAGTTGTTCATATCTGGTCCGACAGAAACTCCGTGA
- a CDS encoding alpha/beta hydrolase family protein, with protein sequence MVRRLIYRPWFDAIGAPFVSRVYLPISVGWSAARAADGDPDRFAEASGIEIPQTLLRSILWRHRLAERAYAGARERWERDFFAPVSPTPARLLRTHRLHLLAAANWLGRRSVFLPWARTLPAARWDIPSPEVVEAAHAGRLADPGAAYAPPERIAMHPTHPLRRGAAQVYWMRFASPILGDTAWARVIEPSATRPRQTLIVLHGIFAEPGLWPDRTDPFESLVNAGMRVVRLTAPWHGRRMLASRYSGEPVLALGPAGLLALFHAWIAEVALIINWAQKQGSATVALAGISLGALTAQILATAAHSWPEHLRPQALLLVATTGVLTDIVYGGSLATGTGLADHLDQAGWSAALMDRWSALLEPGPTPVMGPNRVLLLIGEADDLTPMPGGRLLAERWEIPRANLFLRPQGHFSLSLGLAAQPEPIRRLLHLMQA encoded by the coding sequence TTGGTCCGACGCCTGATCTACCGGCCGTGGTTCGACGCCATCGGCGCCCCGTTCGTGAGCCGGGTGTATCTGCCGATCTCCGTAGGTTGGTCGGCGGCGCGGGCGGCGGATGGCGACCCGGACCGCTTCGCGGAGGCATCCGGCATCGAAATTCCGCAAACGCTGCTGCGGTCGATCCTGTGGCGTCATCGCCTCGCCGAGCGTGCCTACGCCGGCGCTCGGGAGCGATGGGAACGGGATTTCTTCGCCCCCGTTTCACCGACGCCGGCGCGGCTCCTCAGGACCCACCGCCTGCACCTGCTCGCCGCCGCCAACTGGCTCGGCCGGCGCTCGGTGTTCCTGCCGTGGGCGCGGACGCTTCCGGCGGCGCGGTGGGACATCCCCTCTCCTGAGGTCGTGGAGGCCGCCCATGCCGGGCGGCTGGCCGATCCGGGAGCCGCCTATGCACCGCCTGAGCGGATCGCAATGCATCCGACGCATCCACTGAGACGCGGCGCAGCCCAGGTGTACTGGATGCGGTTCGCGTCGCCGATCCTCGGCGACACAGCCTGGGCGCGGGTCATCGAACCCTCGGCGACGCGCCCGCGGCAAACGCTGATCGTGCTGCACGGGATCTTTGCGGAACCCGGATTGTGGCCGGATCGCACCGACCCGTTCGAGAGCCTGGTCAATGCCGGCATGCGGGTCGTGCGCCTGACGGCGCCGTGGCACGGCCGGCGCATGCTGGCGTCCCGCTACAGCGGCGAGCCGGTGCTGGCGCTGGGGCCGGCCGGGCTGCTCGCCCTGTTCCACGCGTGGATCGCGGAAGTCGCGCTGATCATCAACTGGGCGCAGAAGCAGGGCAGCGCGACCGTTGCCCTCGCCGGCATCTCTCTCGGCGCCCTCACCGCGCAGATCCTGGCCACCGCCGCCCATAGCTGGCCGGAGCACCTGCGGCCCCAGGCACTCTTGCTGGTCGCCACCACCGGCGTGCTGACCGACATCGTCTATGGCGGCAGCCTGGCGACGGGGACCGGGCTCGCCGATCACCTGGATCAGGCCGGGTGGAGCGCTGCGCTCATGGATCGCTGGTCGGCGCTGCTGGAGCCGGGGCCGACACCGGTGATGGGACCGAACCGGGTGCTGCTGCTCATCGGCGAAGCAGACGACTTGACGCCGATGCCCGGCGGCCGCCTCCTCGCCGAGCGCTGGGAGATCCCGCGCGCCAACCTGTTCCTGCGGCCGCAGGGACATTTCTCCCTGTCACTCGGACTCGCCGCCCAACCCGAGCCCATCCGCCGTCTCCTGCACCTGATGCAGGCGTGA
- a CDS encoding isoprenylcysteine carboxylmethyltransferase family protein: MADRSPATTAPNERAARGGRGDHSQAITLPPVIYAGFFAAGIVLDALWPAAVFPTAVQYAVGAGLLATGTAIAVPTLLAFRRHRTTLHVHQSTTALITDGPFRWSRNPAYLTLTLLYLSAAVMVDSLWVVALSAPAVLVLTYGVIVREERYLERTFGDAYRRYRARVRRWL, translated from the coding sequence ATGGCTGATCGTTCGCCGGCGACCACGGCTCCGAATGAGCGCGCGGCTCGCGGCGGACGTGGCGACCACTCCCAGGCCATCACGCTGCCACCGGTGATCTACGCGGGCTTCTTCGCGGCCGGTATCGTCCTCGACGCCCTGTGGCCGGCCGCCGTGTTTCCCACCGCGGTTCAATATGCAGTCGGTGCGGGGCTGCTGGCGACGGGCACGGCGATTGCGGTGCCGACCCTGCTCGCGTTCCGCAGGCACCGGACGACCTTGCACGTACATCAGTCGACGACGGCGTTGATTACGGATGGTCCGTTCCGCTGGTCGCGCAACCCCGCCTACCTGACGCTGACGCTGCTCTATCTCAGCGCCGCGGTCATGGTGGACTCGCTGTGGGTGGTGGCGCTGTCGGCGCCGGCGGTGCTGGTACTCACCTACGGCGTCATCGTGCGTGAAGAGCGCTACCTGGAGCGCACCTTTGGCGACGCCTACAGGCGCTACCGGGCGCGCGTGCGCCGCTGGCTGTGA
- the trmFO gene encoding methylenetetrahydrofolate--tRNA-(uracil(54)-C(5))-methyltransferase (FADH(2)-oxidizing) TrmFO has translation MQDASLEAFHVIGGGLAGSEAAWQLARARVPVILHEMRPVRNTDAHRTAGLAELVCSNSFRSDDAETSAIGLLHEEMRRLGSLILAAADAHRVPAGSALAVDRDGFSAEVQSALEAEPGITIVREEVSELPTDDGCSVIIATGPLTTQALAEALRRLTGEDALAFFDAIAPIVHRESIDFSKAWLQSRYDKGDGADYVNCPMSREQYDAFVAALVAADTVPFRDWERETPYFEGCLPIEVMAARGPRTLAFGPMKPVGLRNPHAEGARPYAVVQLRQDNALGTLYNMVGFQTKMKHAEQTRLLRTIPGLENAEFARLGGIHRNTFINGPRVLDRTLCLRTRPGLRLAGQITGCEGYVESAAVGLLAGRFAAAEWLGTMAEPPPTTTALGALLNHITGAAAAETYQPMNINFGLFPPPPASAEGPDGDLRRLPKGRERKQALVRRARVDLAQWLSEQVPAAAAAI, from the coding sequence ATGCAAGACGCCAGCCTTGAAGCTTTCCACGTCATCGGCGGCGGCCTTGCCGGCAGCGAGGCGGCGTGGCAACTGGCGCGCGCACGCGTGCCTGTCATCCTCCATGAAATGCGCCCGGTTCGAAACACCGACGCTCATCGCACCGCCGGCCTCGCCGAGCTGGTGTGCTCGAACTCGTTCCGCTCGGACGATGCGGAGACCAGCGCCATCGGGCTTCTGCACGAGGAGATGAGGCGCCTGGGATCGCTCATCCTGGCGGCGGCCGATGCCCACCGGGTTCCCGCCGGCAGCGCCCTTGCCGTCGACCGCGATGGCTTCAGCGCCGAGGTCCAGAGCGCCCTCGAAGCCGAGCCAGGGATCACCATCGTCCGCGAGGAGGTCTCCGAACTGCCGACGGACGACGGGTGCTCGGTGATCATCGCCACCGGGCCATTGACCACGCAGGCGCTCGCCGAGGCGCTCCGCCGTCTGACCGGAGAGGACGCGTTGGCCTTCTTCGACGCCATCGCCCCCATCGTCCACAGGGAATCGATCGATTTCTCCAAGGCATGGCTGCAATCCCGTTATGACAAAGGCGACGGTGCCGACTACGTCAATTGCCCGATGAGCCGCGAGCAGTATGACGCCTTCGTCGCCGCGCTGGTCGCTGCCGACACGGTGCCGTTCCGCGACTGGGAGCGCGAGACGCCCTACTTCGAGGGGTGTCTGCCGATCGAAGTGATGGCGGCGCGCGGGCCCCGCACCCTCGCGTTCGGCCCGATGAAGCCAGTGGGCTTGCGCAACCCGCACGCCGAGGGGGCGCGCCCCTACGCGGTGGTGCAACTGCGCCAGGACAACGCGCTCGGCACTCTCTACAACATGGTCGGTTTTCAGACCAAGATGAAGCATGCCGAGCAAACCCGCCTGTTGCGGACCATCCCCGGTCTCGAGAACGCCGAGTTCGCCCGCCTCGGCGGAATCCACCGCAACACTTTCATCAACGGGCCGCGCGTCCTCGATCGCACGCTCTGCCTGCGGACGCGACCGGGGTTGCGGCTGGCGGGACAGATCACCGGCTGCGAGGGTTACGTTGAAAGCGCCGCCGTCGGGCTGCTCGCCGGCAGGTTCGCCGCTGCCGAGTGGTTGGGCACAATGGCGGAGCCGCCGCCGACGACGACCGCACTTGGAGCGCTCCTGAACCACATCACCGGCGCGGCCGCCGCAGAGACCTACCAACCCATGAACATTAACTTCGGATTGTTTCCGCCGCCGCCGGCAAGTGCAGAAGGGCCCGACGGGGACCTGCGACGCCTGCCGAAGGGGCGCGAGCGCAAGCAGGCTTTGGTCCGACGCGCCCGTGTGGATCTGGCGCAGTGGTTGTCGGAGCAGGTTCCAGCAGCCGCAGCCGCTATTTGA
- a CDS encoding rhodanese-like domain-containing protein → MDFDARTLWSLVFVIAAAMGLKYLPRWQARSPFVGPEVLKALLDEGRDIVVLDVRTTGEVAVKGLVPGATHVAMGDLQARLRARDRELDTLKDQAIWVYCHREGRAARAARMLRDAGFTNVSVLQGGFIGWKRKGYPTERSTAASSP, encoded by the coding sequence ATGGACTTCGATGCCAGAACCCTGTGGAGCCTTGTGTTCGTCATCGCGGCGGCGATGGGGCTCAAGTACCTGCCGCGCTGGCAAGCGCGCTCGCCATTCGTCGGACCGGAGGTTCTGAAGGCCCTGCTCGACGAAGGCCGCGACATCGTCGTCCTCGACGTGCGCACGACCGGCGAGGTCGCTGTCAAGGGCCTCGTTCCGGGCGCGACCCACGTCGCCATGGGCGACCTGCAAGCGCGTCTGAGGGCGCGGGACCGGGAGCTGGACACCCTCAAGGACCAGGCGATCTGGGTCTACTGCCATCGGGAGGGCCGCGCCGCGCGTGCCGCCAGGATGCTGCGGGATGCCGGGTTCACCAACGTCTCGGTGCTCCAGGGCGGCTTCATCGGATGGAAACGGAAGGGCTACCCGACCGAGCGTTCAACCGCGGCGTCCTCGCCATAA
- a CDS encoding alpha/beta hydrolase, with protein MDGRANRLVDLGGIRLNCREWGHGPVKVLFVHGNLASADWFELAATRLPARFRVVGVDWRGCGGSDKPEPSAGFANYAPERHAADMLAVLDALRIEHCHLATHSTGGLIAFHMLLAEPQRFGRVLALDPACPSGIPFPPGSRAVFESLRASRRNTHKALALAACTLFRPESLLGGADPAFAEHVTKPQQDLFARLVDQALAVSDGIRLGTPFHLNAAWESGVLRARLPDIPHPHQVLWGALDAFIPRTELEEMTRRMPDCRLDIIPSAGHSLIIEQPDTYAARFTEFLSDQI; from the coding sequence ATGGATGGCCGCGCCAACCGCCTTGTGGACCTCGGCGGCATCCGCCTCAACTGCCGGGAATGGGGCCACGGTCCCGTCAAGGTGCTGTTCGTCCATGGCAACCTGGCATCCGCGGACTGGTTCGAACTGGCTGCGACGCGGCTGCCAGCGCGGTTCCGCGTCGTCGGCGTAGACTGGCGCGGCTGCGGTGGGTCGGACAAGCCGGAGCCCTCAGCCGGCTTCGCCAACTACGCACCGGAGCGCCACGCGGCGGACATGCTTGCAGTGCTCGATGCCTTGCGGATCGAGCACTGCCACTTGGCGACCCACTCGACCGGCGGGCTCATCGCCTTTCACATGCTGCTTGCCGAGCCGCAGCGCTTCGGCCGGGTTCTGGCGCTCGATCCGGCATGTCCGAGCGGCATCCCCTTCCCTCCCGGGAGCCGGGCCGTGTTCGAGAGCCTGAGGGCATCGCGCAGGAACACCCACAAGGCGCTCGCGCTGGCGGCCTGCACCTTGTTCCGGCCGGAGAGCCTCCTCGGCGGCGCAGACCCTGCCTTCGCGGAGCATGTCACCAAGCCGCAGCAGGACCTGTTCGCGCGCCTGGTCGATCAGGCACTCGCCGTGTCCGACGGCATCCGGCTCGGGACGCCGTTCCACCTCAACGCCGCGTGGGAAAGCGGCGTGTTGCGCGCGCGCCTGCCGGACATCCCGCATCCGCACCAGGTGTTGTGGGGCGCCCTCGACGCTTTCATCCCGCGGACGGAGTTGGAGGAGATGACCCGCCGCATGCCCGACTGTCGCCTCGACATCATCCCGAGCGCGGGCCACTCCCTGATCATCGAGCAGCCGGACACGTACGCGGCTCGGTTCACGGAGTTTCTGTCGGACCAGATATGA
- a CDS encoding ParA family protein, with protein MTDGAARIVAVCNFKGGSGKSTLAVNLACMIHAATGAPTVIVDADRQGSARRWGIKGKLPVKVAPRVLQEAKPEERYPGILWISQIKGLAESHSFVVIDLPPGLQFSMAAVTTIADLIIIPVNPSGIDFHSTATFINLIKKSREMRRSDKPGCVIVPNRLDRRTTIANKLSAYEQFGEPIAPPIGMRTAFSYSFDHGQWVGDFAPGSVAHKEIDRLYRHLVDGPPDADTAVDAAIGPYGEDAAVERSVG; from the coding sequence ATGACGGATGGTGCGGCGCGCATTGTCGCCGTTTGCAACTTCAAGGGCGGTTCCGGGAAGAGCACCCTCGCCGTCAACTTGGCGTGCATGATTCACGCCGCCACCGGCGCGCCGACCGTCATCGTCGATGCGGATCGCCAGGGCTCGGCGCGACGCTGGGGCATCAAGGGCAAGCTGCCGGTCAAGGTCGCGCCGCGGGTCCTGCAAGAGGCTAAGCCGGAGGAGCGGTATCCGGGCATCCTGTGGATTTCCCAGATCAAGGGCCTCGCGGAATCCCATTCCTTCGTGGTCATCGACCTGCCGCCCGGTCTGCAGTTTTCCATGGCCGCGGTCACCACTATCGCCGACTTGATCATCATCCCGGTCAACCCAAGCGGCATCGACTTTCATTCAACGGCCACTTTCATCAACCTGATCAAGAAATCCCGGGAGATGCGCCGCAGCGACAAGCCGGGCTGCGTCATCGTGCCGAACCGGCTCGACCGTCGCACCACGATCGCCAACAAGCTTTCGGCCTACGAGCAATTCGGCGAGCCGATCGCGCCGCCGATCGGCATGCGCACAGCCTTCTCCTATTCCTTCGACCACGGTCAATGGGTGGGCGATTTCGCGCCCGGCTCGGTGGCTCACAAGGAAATCGACCGACTGTACCGCCATCTCGTGGACGGTCCCCCCGATGCAGACACCGCCGTCGACGCCGCTATCGGCCCTTATGGCGAGGACGCCGCGGTTGAACGCTCGGTCGGGTAG
- the lpxA gene encoding acyl-ACP--UDP-N-acetylglucosamine O-acyltransferase yields MTTIHSTAIIGERVRLGAGVSIGPGVIVADDATIGERTDVGAHSYIGPYTEIGPDNRIGMSVHVGGDPQITGWQPVASRCRIGAGNIIREFVTIHRAKDAGGETRIGDRCTLMVAAHVAHDCRVGNEVVLANGVLLAGHVEVGDNAFISGNCVVHQFVRIGRRVMVRGLTALGKDVAPFTLVDETNTVRSLNAVGLQRSGLPRDSLRQLQHAYREIFRGDRSVTEALSHLEREPQCPEVQELVAFIRASTRGVCLYAPPGARRRSPLLAGHDGDDCDDADVA; encoded by the coding sequence ATGACGACGATTCATTCCACCGCCATCATTGGCGAGCGCGTGCGGCTCGGCGCGGGTGTAAGCATCGGCCCTGGCGTCATCGTCGCCGACGACGCCACCATAGGGGAGCGCACCGACGTCGGCGCCCATTCCTATATCGGGCCCTACACCGAGATCGGCCCGGACAATCGCATCGGCATGTCGGTGCATGTCGGCGGCGATCCTCAGATCACCGGCTGGCAACCGGTCGCCAGTCGGTGCCGGATCGGCGCCGGTAACATCATCCGCGAATTCGTCACCATTCATCGCGCCAAGGACGCCGGCGGCGAGACGCGGATCGGCGATCGCTGCACGCTGATGGTGGCCGCCCACGTCGCCCACGACTGCCGCGTCGGCAACGAGGTTGTGCTGGCCAATGGGGTCCTGCTCGCCGGTCACGTGGAGGTCGGCGACAACGCGTTCATCTCCGGCAACTGCGTCGTGCACCAGTTCGTCCGCATCGGGCGGCGGGTGATGGTGCGCGGCCTCACCGCGCTCGGCAAGGACGTCGCTCCGTTCACCCTGGTCGACGAAACCAACACGGTGCGGAGCCTGAATGCCGTCGGCCTGCAGCGAAGCGGCCTGCCGAGGGATTCCCTCCGGCAACTGCAGCACGCCTATCGGGAGATCTTTCGCGGCGACCGCTCCGTTACCGAGGCGCTATCGCACCTGGAACGTGAACCGCAGTGCCCGGAGGTCCAGGAACTGGTGGCCTTCATCCGCGCCAGTACCCGCGGCGTCTGCCTCTATGCGCCGCCGGGAGCGCGGCGGAGGTCGCCACTCCTGGCCGGTCACGACGGTGATGACTGCGATGATGCGGACGTTGCGTAA
- a CDS encoding acetyl-CoA carboxylase biotin carboxylase subunit: protein MFRKILIANRGEIVCRISRTARRMGIPTVAVYSDADKYGLHVGACDEAVHIGPPPARDSYLVIDKIIEACRETGADAVHPGYGFLSENPKFPAALAEAGITFIGPGSDVIALMGDKIESTRKAEEAGVPVIPARLEPVRDLGEAEKIASEIGYPIMLKAAAGGGGKGILMVPDETELKSALRSTASEAQSSFGDDRVFIQKFIARPRHIEIQVLGDKHGHAIYLGERECSIQRRHQKVIEEAPSVVVDEPLRKEMGEAAVALAKAVGYDSAGTVELMLGADGSFYFLEMNTRLQVEHSVTEFVTGVDIVEWMIRIAAGEHLTIQQQQVRMRGWAVEARIYAEDPNRNFMPSTGRIVRYRSPTEGPQVRVDNGVYEGGEVSMFYDPMIAKVTTWDRDRPRAVALMRRSLDEFYIKGVAHNIAFLTALMANRRFLDGDLTTSFIEDEYPRGFVPAELDKSEVDAIVAAATLMHLRYLYRASRITGAMPGYERIVPKDWAIEFGGAQYPVHASPMGDQPEKGFDIVMDGRSLAIHSDWRIGDPVLRCTINAVPQRFKVERNGIGYKLFHQGAEIDVIVYRKRVGELARIVPDRKPRDMSKFVISPMPGLLRSVAVDEGDSVSPGSEVAVVEAMKMENVLKSSRFGRIATLHAKEGDTLTVGQVIAEFE, encoded by the coding sequence ATGTTCCGCAAGATCCTGATCGCTAACCGCGGCGAGATCGTTTGCCGCATCAGCCGCACTGCCCGCCGCATGGGGATCCCGACGGTGGCGGTGTATTCCGACGCCGACAAGTACGGCCTGCACGTCGGCGCCTGCGACGAAGCGGTGCACATTGGACCTCCGCCTGCCAGAGACAGTTACCTCGTCATAGACAAGATCATCGAGGCCTGCCGCGAGACCGGCGCCGACGCGGTGCACCCGGGCTATGGTTTCCTCTCCGAGAATCCGAAGTTTCCTGCGGCGCTCGCCGAAGCCGGCATCACCTTCATCGGCCCCGGCTCCGACGTCATCGCCCTGATGGGCGACAAGATCGAGTCGACCCGCAAGGCCGAGGAAGCCGGCGTTCCCGTCATTCCCGCCCGCCTCGAGCCGGTTCGCGACCTTGGCGAGGCCGAGAAGATCGCCTCCGAAATCGGCTACCCCATCATGCTGAAGGCGGCGGCCGGCGGCGGCGGCAAGGGCATCCTCATGGTCCCCGACGAGACCGAGCTGAAGAGCGCGCTGCGCTCGACGGCCTCCGAAGCGCAGTCCAGCTTCGGCGACGACCGGGTATTCATCCAGAAGTTCATTGCTCGTCCGCGCCACATCGAGATCCAGGTGCTCGGCGACAAGCATGGCCATGCCATCTACCTGGGTGAGCGGGAGTGCTCGATCCAGAGACGCCACCAGAAGGTCATCGAGGAAGCGCCCTCGGTCGTGGTCGACGAGCCCCTCCGCAAGGAGATGGGCGAGGCCGCGGTCGCTCTCGCCAAGGCGGTCGGCTACGACTCGGCCGGCACGGTCGAACTCATGCTCGGCGCCGACGGCAGCTTTTATTTCCTGGAGATGAACACGCGCCTGCAGGTCGAGCATTCGGTGACCGAGTTCGTCACCGGCGTCGACATCGTCGAGTGGATGATACGGATCGCCGCCGGCGAACACCTGACAATCCAGCAGCAGCAGGTGCGGATGCGGGGTTGGGCAGTGGAGGCGCGGATCTACGCGGAGGATCCGAACCGCAACTTCATGCCGTCGACCGGGCGGATCGTCCGCTACCGGTCACCCACCGAGGGCCCCCAGGTTCGCGTCGACAATGGCGTCTACGAGGGCGGCGAGGTGTCGATGTTCTACGACCCGATGATCGCCAAGGTCACGACCTGGGACCGCGACCGCCCGCGGGCGGTGGCCCTGATGCGGCGCTCGCTGGACGAGTTCTACATCAAGGGCGTCGCCCACAACATCGCCTTCCTGACCGCGCTGATGGCGAACCGGCGGTTCCTCGACGGCGACCTCACGACCAGCTTCATCGAGGATGAATATCCCCGCGGCTTCGTTCCCGCCGAGCTCGACAAGAGCGAGGTCGACGCCATCGTCGCTGCCGCGACGCTGATGCACCTTCGCTACCTCTATCGCGCCTCCCGCATCACCGGCGCGATGCCGGGCTACGAGCGGATCGTCCCCAAGGACTGGGCCATCGAGTTCGGCGGCGCCCAATACCCGGTCCACGCGAGCCCGATGGGCGACCAGCCGGAAAAGGGCTTTGACATCGTCATGGATGGGCGCTCTCTCGCCATCCACAGCGACTGGCGGATCGGTGATCCGGTGCTGCGCTGCACGATCAACGCCGTGCCGCAGCGCTTCAAGGTCGAGCGCAACGGCATCGGCTACAAGCTGTTCCACCAGGGCGCCGAGATCGACGTCATTGTCTATCGCAAGCGGGTCGGCGAACTCGCCCGCATCGTGCCGGATCGGAAGCCGCGAGACATGAGCAAGTTCGTCATCTCGCCGATGCCGGGTCTGCTGCGGTCGGTTGCGGTCGACGAAGGCGACAGCGTCAGTCCCGGCAGCGAGGTGGCGGTGGTGGAGGCAATGAAAATGGAGAACGTCCTCAAGTCGAGCCGCTTCGGTCGCATCGCCACGCTGCACGCCAAAGAGGGAGACACCCTGACCGTAGGGCAGGTTATCGCCGAGTTCGAATGA